TATATTTACATCAGTGACTCTCAACTGGGGGTGGTTTCAGCCCCCAGAAAACATTTGGTAATGTCTGGAGACTTTTTTGGTTGCCACAGCTAGGTTGGGAAGGGGTATTGTGCTTGCTGATGGCATCTGGTGGGTGAACAATCTACAGTGAACCTAACAGCTCTATGACAAAGAATTTTCTGGCCCAATTGTTAATAGTGCCAAAGTTGAGATCCTTTGGTCTACATATAACACTGTGTGTGACACCATATCCATGTTTATTATTCTATGTCTGTCACCAAATAACTTCATCGTTTTACGACCAAGAGTGGCTCTGTGTCTGTGTGGGACTTTGCGTTTGTGTAAGTGCACCTGCATCAGACTCTGCATCTGACTCCACCTCTCTCCTGCCACTTCTGCCCACAGCTCCAATTTCCCCTGCAAGAGTTCATCCTGGCCATGGGCTTCTTCCTAGTCCTGGTGATGGAGCAGATCACGCTGGCTTACAAGGAGCAGTCAGGGCCACCACATCGGGAGGAGACAAGAGCTCTGCTGGGAACAGTGAATGGTGGGCCCCAGCATTGGCATGATGGGCCAGGGGTTCCACAGGCTAGTGGAGCCCTGGCAGCCCCCTCAGCCCTGCGTGCCTGTGTGCTGGTCTTTTCCCTGGCTCTGCACTCAGTTTTTGAGGGGCTGGCAGTGGGGCTGCAGAGAGACCGGGTTCGGGCCATGgaactgtgcctggctctgctgCTCCACAAGGGTATCCTGGCAGTCAGCCTGTCCCTGCGGCTGCTGCAGAGCCACCTACGAGTGCAGGTGGTGGTTGGCTGTGGAATTCTCTTCTCATGCATGACACCTCTGGGCATTGGGCTGGGTGCAGCTCTGGCAGAGTCTGCTGGGCCTCTGCACCAGCTGGCTCAGTCTGTGCTGGAGGGTATGGCGGCTGGCACCTTCCTCTATATCACCTTCCTGGAAATCCTGCCCCAGGAGCTGGCCACTTCTGAGCAGAGAATCCTCAAGGTCATTCTGCTCCTAGCAGGCTTTGCTCTTCTCACTGGTCTGCTCTTTGTCCAAATCTAGGGGACTTCAAGAAAGGGGCAGGGGAAGTTAACTACCAGGTGCCCTtgtcttccctcctctcccctggtGTGTAAGGAATAGGAAGGAATGGGGACAGGAGGTATTGAGGACCAAAGAGTTCTCTGGAAGGTAGGGATGTAGCCTTTGGAACTATGACTAATGAGAGGGAAGTGGGCAGAGAAGAGGCTGGCCTAAGGAACATGATATGGCCAAGTCACCAGAGATATGATCAGGGGATATTAGGATTGGGACAGACCCTGATTGCTAGATCAGAAGTCTGACACTACAAATAGGGATAAGCTGACACTGGGAATGCTGGCGACAGGCACCCAGCTACTGTGTAATAAAGGTAGGGAGAGGTCCAGGGTCAGTGTCCTGTTGGCTCAAGCTCATTTCAGCGCTCTGCTGCTAGGAGTGGATCCTTCCTACTTTTCTTACCTCCTACTTTcatatctttctccttcccttcctccagtGGACTAGTGCCAAATGGTCTCTCCCTGCCAGTTTTGATAACTTCTCTGGCCTCTCCAGCTCCAATCACTCCTCTATTTTTAAAGTGCCAAACaaatcttttccctctttctcaaaGCACAGTGATGTGGCACGGGGTCCTACCCAGCACCTCAGTGGAGAAGACCTACTTGCTCTTAATTTTGGTTCCAGAATCTGGTGTGGGGCAGAAATATTTGCTGGGATGGATTGGGTGAGGGGAGGGCTGCGGCCACCTAGTAGCTGCTGCACCCTAAGGATACAAACGTGGTCATGGTGCCTCATGCCCAATGATAAACACTGAGCTGCCAAAACTTTTTTTATACCTGAGGAGCCCAAGGGAGAATGGtcatttggggggagggggtactgaGCATAGGGCCATATTCTGTAGAATCTATTTTACTAACTGACCTGTTTTGGGACATGTTacccaaataaaaaaatgtttctatacaTCTCTGTGGTATCGGATTCATTTCTCTTGGAAGAGGGGTGGGCACATATATGGCCAGCCGATTGGAAGACCTGCGTCCCAGATGTTTACAGCTGTTGTCTCACTCTTTTCACTCAGTTCCAATAGTCCTCTTTCCTGAAATGACCCAAAATTTTCTGCTttgtctcttccttctttcctccctgtctccaccccttcccttcccctcattccctccctcttcctttcctctctaaATCCCTCTCCCCTTTGCGTTCTGAGGCTACGGAGTGAGTGACCGGGAACTACTCCTCCCGGCGTGCCCCGcgcggggagggggcggggggcggggcacGCCTCGGGGTCCCGGCGTTCGCGGGGCTGCCGGGAGATGCAGTCCGCTTCCTCTCCGTGCTGCGCGGCTGCGGGCGTGAAGGGGTCACGTAAACAAACTACCAGTCCCGGCGGGCCACGCGCCGCAGGTCAGGACTAGGCAGGAGCCGAGCCGCGGGGCTcgcggaggcggcggcggcggcggctacTGCTGGGGGAGCCTGGCCAGCGCCCGCGGCGGAGGCCGTGGCTAGTACTGGGAAGGTGGCGGGGAGGGACGCGGGAGGAAGATGGCGACGTCGGGGGCGAACGGGCCCGGCTCTGCCACGGCCTCGGCTTCCAATCCGCGCAAGTTTAGTGAGAAGATCGCGTTGCAGAAGCAGCGTCAGGCCGAGGAGACGGCGGCCTTCGAGGAGGTGATGATGGACATCGGCTCCACCCGGGTGAGGGGCCGCGC
This genomic interval from Urocitellus parryii isolate mUroPar1 chromosome 11, mUroPar1.hap1, whole genome shotgun sequence contains the following:
- the Slc39a1 gene encoding zinc transporter ZIP1, which encodes MGPWGEPELLVWRPEAVASEPSVPVGLEVKLGALVLLLVLTLLCSLVPICVLRRPGANHETSASRQKVLSLVSCFAGGVFLATCLLDLLPDYLAAIDEALAALHVTLQFPLQEFILAMGFFLVLVMEQITLAYKEQSGPPHREETRALLGTVNGGPQHWHDGPGVPQASGALAAPSALRACVLVFSLALHSVFEGLAVGLQRDRVRAMELCLALLLHKGILAVSLSLRLLQSHLRVQVVVGCGILFSCMTPLGIGLGAALAESAGPLHQLAQSVLEGMAAGTFLYITFLEILPQELATSEQRILKVILLLAGFALLTGLLFVQI